CGAGCAGCCCTGGGGTACCCGGTACTTGTGTCTTGacagctctgcccacagtggCAGGGGATCACGCCTGTCTTTAGCCCCTTCCTTCCACTGAGGGTGCTTCTGCCTTTCTCCAAAGGAGTGGGGGCTCCCACTTTTTCTGCGGGCATCCTTGGGGCCCTGTCGCTTACCATCCTTCTTGCTGCCCCATTCCTCCACCTTCGGCTTGCCCTCCTTCCTATCCTCCTCACCCGCCCagctcctcttcctttcccagccAGATTCCTCCTTTTTGTGCTTCCAGTACTCAGCCTTCCGGTTCCCCGGCCCATCCCGCCACTTTTCCTTTCCACTCCGTTCTCTGGGACTCTGAAAGGGAGGCTCCTGCTGCCAGGCCTCTGAGGCATTGGCAGGGACCCCAGGGTGCTGGCCCCAGTTCTCCAGGCCCTGCAGCTTCTGGGCCAGCCTGTGGCCCAGCTCAGCCAGGCCAGCACGAGCTGGGTCTCCTCGGCCTGCGTCCCTCAAGCTGTGCTCCAGATCCTGCCGCACAGACCCCAGCAGCCGCCGCTGCCTCTCCAGCTCTTGCCTTAAtgcctgggcctcagtctctAGCCGTTCCTTCTGCTCCAGGAAGCCAGTGCCTGGCTCCTGCCCACTGGGGTCTTGCCCCTTGGTGATCTTGCCACCCTGCGGGCCTCTGCCCCAGTTGAGGCACACCCCGTCTGTGTCCCGGGCACAGTCAGCCTCCAGCCCCTGAAGCCGGGCCCGCAGATGCTGCAGCTCTGACTCCAGGGCCCGCTGGGAGGCCTCGCGCTGCTGCAGGGCCCCACGGAGCTGGGCATTCTCCTCCTCTAGTCCTTTGGGCTGGTGCATCAGGCTCTGAAGCTCTTCCTTCTGGGCCTGGAATGGAGGTAGCGATGGAGGGCACCACAGAAGAGTCCTTTCAGGATGGGCCTAGTGCCTTCTAGCTCAATTCCATTCTGGTACAGTGAGCAGGTGATCCACGCCCCTTTTATGGCCTGGGACACTCAGAGGACTTGCTTCTCATCCTCCTCCCCATCCACAACCTGCACCAGACCCTGGGGTCCCCAAATTCCATCACAAGCCTCCATGTCCTTACATAAACACACACTTCTGCCATTCACCTAAGGATAGCCAATATGTGGCACTCGTTGCCTTGGTTCCACCTTCCAGGCCTGGAACAGACATTACCAGTCGAGCACAGCACTTCTTCCCCATTGAGCCTTGGCACTGTCTTCAACTCCTTCCCCACACAATGCTCCATGCAGACCATACCAATCAATCAGAGGTGGCATGTCACATGACACCAGTATGTCAGCCCTGGCCTGAACCTTAGCATGAGGGATATGACTAGAGAACTAGGAAGATGACCTGACTATAGTGGAAAAGCAGAGGGTCGAGGCGTGTGGGTAAACAGGAAACTTCTTCAGGACAGACCCCTGACCTAGGGCCGGCCGGCCTAGCCCACCCCCTCCTGCTAATGCCCACCTGCAGCTGGGCCTGCAGCAGCCGGATATCCTGGTTCTCCTTGGCCAGCTTGTCCAGCAGAAGAGCCATATTCTGCAAGCTGGGGACACCGTCCGGGAGCTCTGAGGCCTGCAGCTGCTGCCTTAGCCCATCCTAAGGGCAAAGGAACCAGTTACCCGACCCTGCCCCGCAGCCCAGGCAGCCCCGACCGCCCCCACCCGGCCCACACGCTGAAGGACATGCTCGCAGGTACCTGCCCATCCCCCAAAGCCCCCAGCATCTCAGTACCCACCCCAGCATCTGGAAAGACCTGCAGTTCCACTTCCTCCACGGGCCCTGTAGGAAAGTGACGTCCTGAAAGTGGCCCCGAGGCGCACAGAGCCCactcctccagccccaccccatcccccctcCCCACGCACAAGCAccctcctgccctgggccccccCATGGCTGAGAGGTGCAGCCAGGTTAAGGGTCACGGGTTCCCCTGAACAGCTGACAAGGCATAACGGAACAATAAATGCACAACCGCGGCCTCCCTACTTCTGACCCAGAGATCCGGCCCCATCAGCCTCCctcaggctgggagggaggggacagccagGAACCAGCCGGGGCCCTCCCCGCTTACTGCTCTCCACCTGAGGCCATCAGAGGGGTGGAGTGAGGTAaagggcaggagggcagaggtTCAACCCCAGCGGGGAGGCACCACTCACCGGAGACAAGGAGGACCCCCAGGCCCAGCAGAACCAGGGCCCCGAGCAGACACATGTTGAGGGAGATGCCCAGCTCCCAGCCCACCCCCTCGCCTGCGGCCTGGTGCTCCACACCCAGGGGCACTGCAGGCTGAGGGGCGCTGGGCTCCCGGCCCCGCCGCCTCCGCAGACCCTCCACGTCCACGTCGGTGTCATCCCCACTGCTAGTGCAGTGGGCCTCCTCCCTGATCCAAgctggaggaaggggtggggacaCGGCAGTGAGGCAACTGGGAGGATGGGATGTAGGGACAGAAGGGACAGGGAGGCCCCCAGCCCTGACTGCAGAGACGGGCACCTGGAGACCCTGCCCACATCTGCTTGGGCATCGATGACCGCCCTGCCACCCCCAGTCCTTTCAGCCTGCAAATTACAAGGGCAGCTTGCATCCTAAAAGCACCCTCTTTCCTCCCACGTGTGCCTGACATCAAGTGCCTGCTGTCCGTCCATCTTCCCGGTCCGTCCTAACTCAGGCCGCTCCTGCTCAGTTCCTCCCTGGCTCTGCCCCGGCCTAAAGGTGGCGGTCTCCAGGCACCACTTCTGTCCCTGCCCTCCTCACTGCGCAGTCACCCACACCGCTGACAGCTCCCCTGTAGCTCAGGAAGCCCTCATCTGTAGCACCTGACCTGTCCTCCCTACAGCTCCAGGCCCGACGTCTGCATGCCCACCGGTCACGCCTACCTGGGTGTCCTGCGGGACCAAGCACTCAATGCACTGCCCTCCAAACTGGTTCTCTTCTGTGGTGTTCCCCCAGTTCGGGGGAAGGCACACTGCTGTCATGGAGCCAGTCCATGCCCTCGCCTCACACCCACACATCTCGACACTTGATCATCTCGACATCACACGCTTTGATCTGCCTTAGTCAGGTTGTCACGGGCTCGGCCTGACCGCTGCCATTGCCTCCTAAACGGCCCCCGGCCCCGGGCTCCCCCTCCACCTGTCACCCTTCAATTTCTCTGCCACAAGCCTTGGATATGGCCTCCTTAGCACAGGACAGCGGCCCCCCTGCCCTTTGCTGATGCTGCAGCCTCAGCCTGGAATGTTCTCTGCCTCCTACTCTTTGCTCCAGGTTCCACTCAACTGTCACCTCCATTGTGAACCCTTCTCCAGCCATCCCTGCGTCTCCGTTCCTCTCAGCCTGTCCCCTGACCGGACCACCCTCCCCTCCTGTGGAGCACCTTACTTACACCTCCTTTTGCACCCCTCATGGTCTGACTCTCATTTTGCATCTGTGCTGTGCCCCTTACATTGACCAATCCACCCTCCCGCCTCCCCCAGGCCCAGAGCTAACACATGGCAGGGACTcagggaaggagagctgactcctGAGAGAGGTCCCCTGGCAGAGAGGAACGTCAACCAGACCTGGGCCCtgctacttaccagctgtgtgaccttggtcaagtcacttaacctctctgagcctcagtgtcctcggGGTGGTGGTAAGGATTCGCTGATATAATTTAAGGAAGCACCTGAGTCCTAGGGCCTGGACCAAAGCTGTGCTCAGGAGCGACAGCTAATCCCATTCCCGTACATTCTGGAAGGACAGTGTCAAAGGGAGACGAGGAGAATTCTCACCTGCTTTGGGGGATGAGGGCAGGCTCTGGGGTGGGCTCTGATCATTCAGGTCCTGAGTGTCCGGTCCCAGGTCTGCCACCACAAGGGTCTCCTCCAAGTCTCCCTGGGCCACTGTGTCTCTTGGGCCAGGGGACTCCATACCAAGACCATCGTCTTCCAGGATGCCCTGATGCAGACACAGTGTGAGCAGCTCCTggccctccccacttcctccccGTCCCCAAGTGAAGCTCCTCACCTTGCCCTCAGTCTCTTCCGGCAGAGTGGGACCAGACGGGAAGCTTTCACTCTGGAAAAGGGTCTCTGTGATGGGAGAAAAGGGCCAGGAAAACCTGCTACCCCCAACTGAACTCCCAACACACCCTCGGGCTCCCGCGGGCCCCACCGGGTTGAAAGGGGCAGGAAGAAGCCAGGATAGAATGAGGGAAGATGGTCTTAAACCGAGGTTAACGTGGGAAGTAAGACTAACCAACCTCCCTCTCCCTGAGAAAACTGGGAACCCCCAGAACATGGAGGACAGATGGCTGCACCCCACCCTCAGCAAGGCCCTGTACCTTCTCCATCCAAGGTCCCAGCTAATTCTCCAACATCTGCCTTGGAGGGGCTCGGAGGGGCCTGGGGAGCTCTCTCTGGTTCTGGGTCCATCCTGGGTTCTGGGCCCAGGGTCTCCACAGACAGGCTCTGGGGGAGGTCGGGGCACAAGCAGGAGTGTCCAGAGGAAAACAGGACAAGACCAGGAGCACGGGGTGCTCTGCCAGGGTCCCTGGGACCAGCCACACTGCTCAGGGCACCCAACCCACTTGTCACAAAAATAGACTAATTCAGTAGTGAGCGGATCCAaggcagggggttgggggggagtgGTCTTGGCTGGCACTGCAGCATCTCAGCTTGACATTGCCTTTGGCCCTTCCCCAACCTCACTTCCTCTCTGAGGAACTTTCAGAGGCCAAGATTCTGTTAAACGAAGAAGCACCGCTGGACCAAGGCACTGGACCCCTGGACGAACCGGCCCCCACCAGACGCTGGCTAGATAGAGCCTGGGTCTCGCTCCTTCCAAGGGCATCAGCACTTCCCTCGCGCCCCACAAGTGACCAACCCAGTTGTTGGTTGGAAGGGGGGAGAGTGGCAAGAGAACAGAGTCCCCCGGGCCACAGGCACGTTCCCCAGTCTTCCCTCACAACGGGCCACCCCCATCACTTAGACCTTCCAAGCTTTCCAGGCCTTCCCCACGCCCCACATGAGGCTTCCCCAGGATCTGCTCGCGGACGCCCAGGCCACTACAGCCTGGGCCCCACGGTGCTCTGGGCTGGCTGCTCGGGCTCAGCCCCTCCTGCCTCCGAGCAGGCCAACAGCCTGCTCAGCCCGCCCATggctccctccacccctcccagAATAACTGCCGCCCTTAGCACGTTTCTTTGCAATTTTCAAGTCACTTTTTTCTCATGGCCACCTCTACAAGGTAACAATCACAAACCCCCTTTTGCAGGGGAGGACATCGAGGTGACATGCCCAGCTGTCAACAAAGGCACCACAGGGCCCTGGCTGAGAGCACGGTGTCTGTCCTTCTCTGCCACAAGCCTCCAGGGCACCCAAACTCCGCATCTCCTCCCGTCCTGGCAGTTAGAACGCACCAAGCTCCTGGGGCTTGGCTTCCTTGACAAATTCTCCAGCCACtcagtcccccccccccccgtgtgcCTTTCAGTGGCTTTGGGATCACAGGGCCCACGGGGTTCCTGCCCCACCAACTACCACCTGGACAGTAAAGCGCTCTCTCCCAGTCCCCACCCAGCCCTCGCTGCGGCCTCACCCTCTGCCCAGGGCAGTGAGTgtcctgcccacctcccccccaCTCAAAGCCCTTCAGTGGGTTCCCTGAGCCAGGCAGGCCATTCAGGCCTCATCCAGAGGCTCCTGGGCTCTGCCCCAACCTCACTCCAACTCTCTGACCCATGTCGTCACCTCAT
This DNA window, taken from Rhinolophus ferrumequinum isolate MPI-CBG mRhiFer1 chromosome 22, mRhiFer1_v1.p, whole genome shotgun sequence, encodes the following:
- the PBXIP1 gene encoding pre-B-cell leukemia transcription factor-interacting protein 1, producing the protein MASCPDSDNSWVLAGSESLSVETLGPEPRMDPEPERAPQAPPSPSKADVGELAGTLDGEETLFQSESFPSGPTLPEETEGKGILEDDGLGMESPGPRDTVAQGDLEETLVVADLGPDTQDLNDQSPPQSLPSSPKAAWIREEAHCTSSGDDTDVDVEGLRRRRGREPSAPQPAVPLGVEHQAAGEGVGWELGISLNMCLLGALVLLGLGVLLVSGPVEEVELQVFPDAGDGLRQQLQASELPDGVPSLQNMALLLDKLAKENQDIRLLQAQLQAQKEELQSLMHQPKGLEEENAQLRGALQQREASQRALESELQHLRARLQGLEADCARDTDGVCLNWGRGPQGGKITKGQDPSGQEPGTGFLEQKERLETEAQALRQELERQRRLLGSVRQDLEHSLRDAGRGDPARAGLAELGHRLAQKLQGLENWGQHPGVPANASEAWQQEPPFQSPRERSGKEKWRDGPGNRKAEYWKHKKEESGWERKRSWAGEEDRKEGKPKVEEWGSKKDGKRQGPKDARRKSGSPHSFGERQKHPQWKEGAKDRRDPLPLWAELSRHKYRVPQGCSGVHECARQEGLALFGMELAPVRQQELASLLRTYLARLPWARQLTEELPLSPAYFGEDGVFRHDRLRFRDFVDALEDSLEEVAVLQTGDDDEVDDFEEFIFSHLFGDKALRKRSQKKDKHFRSPRVVGPREEHSHHLRG